In Streptomyces sp. NBC_01439, the following are encoded in one genomic region:
- a CDS encoding alpha/beta fold hydrolase: MQRHEMKIDDRTLSYVDSGGTGRPLLALHGGLSEGLAFAGLAAHLGDAWRVIAPDQRGHGGSDRAPHYRREGYVSDAVALLDHLGLDAPVALLGYSLGGLNAYHLAAAHPDRISALVDVDATVEIHPTTEGPLFDFLHGMRYTAPTREELLEAAGPVGAQFVEQALRPLPSGEGWRLPFHPQDMLDSIEACRGDHWDAWLASTCPAVLIHGVHSQALRRDTADAMVARRPKTSYTPLNGDHFVPFTDPDAFHTAVGTFLAAL, encoded by the coding sequence ATGCAGCGCCACGAGATGAAGATCGACGACCGCACCCTGTCCTACGTGGACTCCGGCGGCACCGGCCGCCCACTGCTGGCCCTGCACGGCGGCCTGTCCGAGGGCCTCGCCTTCGCCGGACTCGCCGCGCACCTCGGCGACGCCTGGCGGGTCATCGCCCCCGACCAGCGCGGCCACGGCGGCTCGGACCGGGCCCCGCACTACCGCCGCGAGGGCTACGTGTCCGACGCCGTCGCCCTCCTCGACCACCTCGGCCTGGACGCCCCCGTGGCCCTCCTCGGCTACTCCCTCGGCGGCCTCAACGCCTACCACCTCGCCGCCGCCCACCCCGATCGGATCTCCGCACTCGTCGACGTCGACGCCACCGTCGAGATCCACCCCACCACCGAGGGCCCCCTCTTCGACTTCCTGCACGGCATGCGGTACACCGCCCCCACCCGCGAGGAACTCCTCGAAGCCGCCGGGCCGGTGGGCGCCCAGTTCGTAGAGCAGGCCCTGCGCCCGCTCCCCTCCGGCGAGGGCTGGCGGCTACCGTTCCACCCCCAGGACATGCTCGACTCCATCGAGGCCTGCCGGGGCGACCACTGGGACGCCTGGCTCGCGAGCACCTGCCCGGCCGTACTGATCCACGGGGTCCACAGCCAGGCCCTGCGCCGGGACACCGCCGACGCGATGGTCGCGCGCCGCCCCAAGACCTCGTACACCCCCCTGAACGGCGACCACTTCGTGCCCTTCACGGACCCGGACGCCTTCCACACCGCGGTCGGGACGTTCCTGGCCGCCCTCTGA
- a CDS encoding phosphatidylinositol-specific phospholipase C, with product MGIGTRTDTDRDADTGLHTDTGSGRRTGLGRRAFLAGALAAGTTLGLGTAPASAATLGTQDWMAGLGDSTVLQRMTIPGTHDSGATKGGLYVACQNTSIAQQLDSGIRFLDVRCRVTGGSFAIHHAAFFQDLMFGDVLVACWNFLAAHPGETVLMRVKQEYSGESDATFRAVFDDYLDNRGWRPLFRISDTLPTLGQARGKVVLLADNGGLPGLRYGDGNVFDIQDDYNTEPFAKRGRIENHFRKAVQQPGKLFVNYVSTAAYMPPRWNSDRLNPQVHSFVDGGELAGRTGLGVVPMDFPNTRSGLVASLIGHN from the coding sequence ATGGGCATCGGCACGCGCACGGACACGGACAGGGACGCGGACACGGGCCTGCACACGGACACGGGCTCGGGCCGGCGCACGGGCTTGGGCCGGCGGGCGTTCCTGGCCGGAGCACTGGCCGCCGGCACGACCCTGGGACTGGGGACCGCACCCGCCTCGGCCGCGACGCTCGGCACCCAGGACTGGATGGCCGGCCTCGGCGACTCCACCGTCCTCCAGCGCATGACCATCCCCGGCACCCACGACTCCGGCGCCACCAAGGGCGGCCTCTACGTCGCCTGTCAGAACACCTCGATCGCCCAGCAGCTCGACTCCGGCATCCGCTTCCTCGACGTCCGCTGCCGGGTTACGGGCGGCTCCTTCGCCATCCACCACGCGGCCTTCTTCCAGGACCTGATGTTCGGGGACGTCCTCGTCGCCTGCTGGAACTTCCTCGCCGCGCACCCCGGTGAGACCGTCCTGATGCGCGTCAAGCAGGAGTACTCCGGGGAGAGCGACGCCACCTTCCGCGCCGTCTTCGACGATTACCTGGACAACCGCGGCTGGCGACCCCTGTTCCGGATCTCCGACACCCTGCCCACCCTCGGACAGGCCCGCGGCAAGGTGGTCCTGCTCGCCGACAACGGCGGCCTGCCGGGCCTGCGCTACGGCGACGGCAACGTCTTCGACATCCAGGACGACTACAACACTGAGCCCTTCGCCAAGCGCGGCCGGATCGAGAACCACTTCCGCAAGGCCGTCCAGCAGCCGGGCAAGCTCTTCGTGAACTACGTCAGCACCGCGGCGTACATGCCGCCGCGCTGGAACTCCGACCGGCTGAACCCGCAGGTGCACTCGTTCGTCGACGGCGGGGAGCTGGCCGGCCGGACCGGGCTGGGCGTCGTCCCGATGGACTTCCCGAACACCCGCTCCGGCCTGGTCGCCTCACTGATCGGGCACAACTGA
- a CDS encoding bifunctional metallophosphatase/5'-nucleotidase — MSVTPQRHRRTRRLTLTALAVTAGAGAMVAAALPAGAASGGGAAKSRTVDVQMLSFNDFHGTLEPPQGSSGTVTERQADGTTKAIPAGGVEYLATSLREARKGHEYSVTAAAGDMIGGSPMLSGLFHDEPSIEALNKIGLDVSSVGNHEFDEGKTELRRMGYGGCHPVEGCFEFGKEFTGAQFQYLAANVTDVKTKRPLMSPTYVWKKGDVKIGFIGVTLEGTPDVVTAEGVKGLKFGDEIETINKYAAELNKQGVKSIVALIHEGGLPASGAYNYDCNVPGAGSGISGAIVDIAKNVDSKVDALVTGHTHQAYACNIPDPAGNPRTVTSAASIGRLFTDTTLTYDRQTKDIVRTPVTSPKPINKIVGRDQPKAPDMTELIDRWKALAAPIANRPQGFISADIPGRGSEAPEKPLGDLIADAQLEALAPADKGGAQLALMNPGGIRSDLAYKASGDEGDGVVTYGESFTVQPFTNMMNIVDLTGAQLITALQQQVSGPVNGPNPKILQVSKGFTYTLDSTKAGADRIVVDSVKLNGVPLDPAKTYRVAMNEFLAGGGDGFTVLKEHKNKLVGASDLDCFNAYLTKNSSAAAPIAPPAANRITVIK, encoded by the coding sequence ATGTCAGTGACGCCACAACGGCACCGCCGAACCCGCCGGTTGACCCTCACCGCCCTCGCCGTCACCGCCGGCGCCGGGGCCATGGTCGCCGCCGCACTGCCGGCCGGTGCCGCGAGTGGTGGCGGTGCGGCCAAGAGCCGGACCGTCGACGTGCAGATGCTGTCGTTCAACGACTTCCACGGCACTCTGGAGCCCCCGCAGGGCTCGTCCGGCACCGTGACCGAGCGTCAGGCCGACGGCACCACCAAGGCCATACCCGCGGGCGGTGTCGAGTACCTGGCGACCAGCCTGCGCGAGGCCCGCAAGGGTCACGAGTACTCCGTCACGGCCGCGGCCGGTGACATGATCGGCGGCAGTCCGATGCTGTCCGGGCTCTTCCACGACGAGCCGAGCATCGAGGCGCTGAACAAGATCGGTCTGGACGTCTCCAGCGTCGGCAACCACGAGTTCGACGAGGGCAAGACCGAGCTGCGCCGCATGGGTTACGGCGGCTGCCACCCGGTCGAGGGCTGCTTCGAATTCGGCAAGGAGTTCACCGGCGCCCAGTTCCAGTACCTCGCGGCCAACGTCACGGACGTGAAGACCAAGCGTCCGCTGATGTCGCCCACCTACGTCTGGAAGAAGGGGGACGTGAAGATCGGCTTCATCGGCGTCACCCTGGAGGGCACTCCGGACGTCGTGACCGCCGAGGGCGTCAAGGGCCTCAAGTTCGGCGACGAGATCGAGACGATCAACAAGTACGCCGCCGAGCTGAACAAGCAGGGCGTGAAGTCGATCGTCGCGCTGATCCACGAGGGCGGCCTGCCCGCCAGTGGCGCTTACAACTACGACTGCAACGTCCCGGGCGCCGGCTCCGGCATCTCGGGCGCGATCGTGGACATCGCCAAGAACGTGGACTCCAAGGTCGACGCGCTGGTCACCGGCCACACGCACCAGGCGTACGCCTGCAACATCCCGGACCCGGCGGGCAACCCGCGCACGGTGACCTCGGCCGCCTCCATCGGCCGCCTGTTCACCGACACCACCCTCACCTACGACCGGCAGACCAAGGACATCGTCCGTACGCCGGTCACCTCGCCGAAGCCGATCAACAAGATCGTGGGCCGGGACCAGCCGAAGGCCCCGGACATGACCGAGCTGATCGACCGCTGGAAGGCGCTGGCGGCCCCGATCGCCAACCGTCCGCAGGGCTTCATCTCGGCCGACATCCCCGGCCGCGGTTCCGAGGCCCCCGAGAAGCCGCTCGGCGACCTGATCGCCGACGCGCAGCTCGAAGCGCTCGCCCCGGCGGACAAGGGCGGTGCGCAGCTGGCCCTCATGAACCCGGGTGGCATCCGCTCGGACCTCGCCTACAAGGCCTCGGGTGACGAGGGCGACGGTGTGGTGACGTACGGCGAGTCCTTCACGGTCCAGCCGTTCACCAACATGATGAACATCGTGGACCTGACCGGCGCACAGCTGATCACCGCGCTTCAGCAGCAGGTCAGCGGTCCGGTCAACGGCCCGAACCCGAAGATCCTGCAGGTGTCGAAGGGCTTCACGTACACCCTGGACTCGACCAAGGCGGGCGCGGACCGCATCGTCGTGGACTCGGTGAAGCTGAACGGCGTGCCGCTCGACCCCGCCAAGACCTACCGAGTCGCGATGAACGAGTTCCTCGCGGGCGGCGGTGACGGCTTCACCGTCCTGAAGGAGCACAAGAACAAGCTCGTGGGCGCGTCCGACCTGGACTGCTTCAACGCCTACCTGACGAAGAACTCCTCGGCGGCCGCCCCGATCGCCCCGCCGGCGGCGAACCGCATCACCGTCATCAAGTAA
- a CDS encoding RNA degradosome polyphosphate kinase, which produces MSHQPSAGPTEVPAQHPSHTPAATPGRSATGAHARIGSISAHRPHVDLEPDLDADLDAYDDKDGDELPPGRFLDRERSWLAFNERVLELAEDPTTPLLERANFLAIFASNLDEFFMVRVAGLKRRIATGVATRSASGLQPREVLDLIWTRSRELMARHAACFQQDISPALAEEGVHLIRWPDLTEKEQARLFTLFRNQIFPVLTPLAVDPAHPFPYISGLSLNLAVVVRNPVSGHRHFARVKVPPILSRFLEASPQRYVPLEDVIAAHLEELFPGMEVLAHHMFRVTRNEDLEVEEDDAENLLQALEKELMRRRFGPPVRLEVEESIDPGVLDLLVQELKVNASEVYPLPGPLDLTALFGIASLDIPELKYPKFVAGTHRDLAEVESASAPDIFAALRERDVLLHHPYDSFSTSVQAFLEQAAADPDVLAIKQTLYRTSGDSPIVDALIDAADSGKQVLVLVEIKARFDEQANIKWARKLEESGCHVVYGLVGLKTHCKLSLVVRQEGETLRRYSHVGTGNYHPKTARLYEDLGLLTADPQVGADLSDLFNRLSGYSRRETYRRLMVAPRSLRDGLIARIDKEAAHHKAGRPAYVRLKMNSIVDEALIDSLYRASQAGVPVDIWVRGICAVRPGVPGLSDNIRVRSILGRFLEHSRVFAFGNGGEPEVWIGSADMMHRNLDRRIEALVRVADPAHRAALDRMLETGMSDATSSWHLGPDGEWTRHSTDADGQPLRHVQETLIDARRRRRGSAKP; this is translated from the coding sequence ATGAGCCACCAGCCCAGCGCAGGCCCCACCGAGGTCCCCGCCCAGCACCCGTCTCACACCCCCGCCGCCACCCCCGGCCGGTCCGCCACCGGAGCCCACGCCCGCATAGGCTCCATCTCGGCGCACCGCCCGCACGTCGACCTGGAGCCCGATCTCGACGCGGATCTGGACGCCTACGACGACAAGGACGGCGACGAGCTCCCGCCGGGACGCTTCCTCGACCGGGAGCGCAGCTGGCTCGCCTTCAACGAACGGGTGCTGGAGCTCGCCGAGGACCCCACCACGCCCCTGCTGGAGCGCGCCAACTTCCTGGCGATCTTCGCGAGCAACCTCGACGAGTTCTTCATGGTGCGCGTGGCCGGCCTCAAGCGGCGCATCGCCACGGGCGTCGCCACCCGCTCGGCCTCGGGCCTCCAGCCCCGCGAGGTGCTGGACCTCATCTGGACGCGCTCGCGCGAGCTCATGGCCCGGCACGCCGCCTGCTTCCAGCAGGACATCTCCCCGGCCCTCGCCGAGGAGGGCGTGCACCTGATCCGCTGGCCCGATCTCACCGAGAAGGAGCAGGCCCGCCTCTTCACCCTGTTCCGCAACCAGATCTTCCCGGTGCTGACCCCACTGGCCGTGGACCCCGCGCACCCCTTCCCGTACATCTCCGGCCTCTCCCTGAACCTGGCCGTGGTCGTGCGCAACCCCGTCAGCGGCCACCGCCACTTCGCCCGGGTCAAGGTCCCGCCGATCCTCTCCCGCTTCCTGGAAGCCTCCCCGCAGCGCTACGTCCCGCTCGAGGACGTCATCGCCGCGCACCTGGAGGAGCTGTTCCCCGGCATGGAGGTGCTCGCGCACCACATGTTCCGGGTCACCCGCAACGAGGACCTGGAGGTCGAGGAGGACGACGCCGAGAACCTGCTCCAGGCCCTGGAGAAGGAGCTCATGCGGCGCCGCTTCGGCCCGCCCGTGCGCCTGGAGGTCGAGGAGTCCATCGACCCGGGCGTCCTGGACCTGCTGGTGCAGGAACTGAAGGTCAACGCCTCCGAGGTCTACCCGCTGCCCGGCCCGCTGGACCTGACCGCCCTCTTCGGGATCGCCTCGCTGGACATCCCCGAGCTCAAGTACCCGAAGTTCGTCGCCGGCACCCACCGCGACCTCGCCGAGGTCGAGTCCGCGTCCGCGCCCGACATCTTCGCCGCGCTGCGCGAGCGGGACGTCCTGCTGCACCACCCGTACGACTCCTTCTCCACCTCGGTGCAGGCCTTCCTGGAACAGGCCGCCGCCGACCCGGACGTCCTCGCCATCAAGCAGACGCTCTACCGCACCTCCGGCGACTCCCCGATCGTGGACGCCCTGATCGACGCCGCCGACTCCGGCAAGCAGGTCCTCGTACTCGTCGAGATCAAGGCCCGCTTCGACGAGCAGGCCAACATCAAGTGGGCGCGCAAGCTGGAGGAGTCCGGCTGCCACGTCGTCTACGGGCTCGTCGGCCTCAAGACCCACTGCAAGCTGTCGCTCGTCGTCCGCCAGGAGGGCGAGACGCTGCGCCGCTACTCGCACGTGGGCACCGGCAACTACCACCCCAAGACGGCCCGGCTCTACGAGGACCTCGGCCTGCTCACCGCCGACCCGCAGGTCGGCGCGGACCTCTCCGACCTCTTCAACCGGCTGTCCGGCTACTCGCGCCGCGAGACCTACCGCCGGCTGATGGTGGCGCCCCGCTCGCTGCGGGACGGACTGATCGCGCGGATCGACAAGGAGGCCGCCCACCACAAGGCCGGCCGCCCCGCCTACGTCCGGCTCAAGATGAACTCGATCGTCGACGAGGCCCTCATCGACTCGCTCTACCGGGCCTCCCAGGCGGGAGTGCCCGTCGACATCTGGGTGCGCGGCATCTGCGCGGTGCGCCCCGGGGTCCCCGGGCTCTCGGACAACATCCGGGTCCGCTCGATCCTCGGCCGCTTCCTGGAACACTCCCGGGTCTTCGCCTTCGGCAACGGCGGCGAACCCGAGGTGTGGATCGGCAGCGCCGACATGATGCACCGCAACCTCGACCGCCGCATCGAGGCCCTGGTCAGGGTCGCCGACCCGGCCCACCGCGCGGCACTGGACCGGATGCTGGAAACCGGGATGTCCGACGCCACCTCCTCCTGGCACCTGGGCCCGGACGGCGAGTGGACCCGGCACAGCACGGATGCGGACGGCCAGCCGCTGCGGCACGTACAGGAGACGCTCATAGACGCCCGGAGGCGCCGGCGTGGCTCAGCCAAACCATGA
- a CDS encoding CHAD domain-containing protein, with the protein MAQPNHDPITATADAGAVLGAYLRAQATAFLRALRLHGEGTAGGADAAEGSDAARSLRGAARRISGSLATFRVVTESPWADGLRTELVWLSSTLADEHAYAARLTRLMEALHRLSGSPELPAPRGSAGALTVGSARAGALLERQLTLARTRAHSATLQALGSSRFHAVADAVAVLASEVPLDAVAARGRVTEVLVPLAAVAETRLSAAVAALPPVDGAHPYNADHDGPWHEVRRLLRVHRYAREALGEDVSRPAAAGEALDRHRDAAEAATASATAARTPRIAPATAYALGVLHADQRHEVEAARLEFQHIWLPEPAVTPR; encoded by the coding sequence GTGGCTCAGCCAAACCATGACCCGATTACGGCGACGGCGGACGCAGGTGCCGTGCTCGGCGCGTACCTGCGCGCCCAAGCAACCGCTTTCCTCCGCGCGCTGCGCCTCCACGGTGAAGGCACGGCGGGCGGGGCCGATGCCGCCGAAGGGAGCGATGCGGCGCGCAGCCTGCGGGGGGCTGCGCGCCGCATCAGCGGATCCCTGGCCACCTTCCGGGTGGTGACCGAGTCCCCCTGGGCCGACGGGTTGCGCACCGAGCTGGTGTGGCTGTCCTCGACCCTGGCCGACGAGCACGCGTACGCGGCCCGGCTGACCCGGCTGATGGAGGCCCTGCACCGGCTGTCGGGGTCCCCGGAACTGCCTGCGCCGCGCGGCTCGGCCGGCGCGCTGACGGTGGGCTCGGCACGGGCGGGCGCGCTGCTGGAACGGCAGCTGACCCTGGCCCGTACGCGCGCCCACTCGGCCACCCTCCAGGCGCTCGGCTCCTCCCGCTTCCACGCGGTGGCGGACGCCGTGGCGGTGCTGGCCTCGGAGGTCCCGCTGGACGCGGTCGCGGCCCGGGGCCGGGTGACGGAGGTACTCGTCCCGCTGGCCGCCGTGGCCGAAACCCGACTGTCGGCGGCGGTCGCGGCGCTGCCCCCGGTCGACGGGGCCCATCCGTACAACGCGGACCACGACGGGCCCTGGCACGAGGTGCGCCGCCTGCTGCGGGTCCACCGGTACGCGCGGGAGGCGCTCGGCGAGGACGTGAGTCGGCCGGCGGCCGCGGGCGAGGCCCTGGACCGCCACCGTGACGCGGCCGAGGCGGCGACCGCCTCGGCGACGGCGGCCCGCACCCCGCGCATCGCCCCGGCGACGGCCTACGCCCTGGGCGTCCTGCACGCCGACCAGCGCCACGAGGTCGAGGCCGCCCGTCTCGAGTTCCAGCACATCTGGCTCCCCGAACCCGCGGTCACGCCGCGATAA
- the mshD gene encoding mycothiol synthase codes for MTDAAAALEPGRQIQTLDELTEEQAIAVLDLIEDAARTDGTTAVSEQGRLQLRGGPREGIRHFLLTEGGRLSAYGQLEDTDPVEAPAAELVVHPALRGRGHGRAMGTALLAASGKRLRVWAHGGKSAARHLAQVLGLTLFRELRQLRRPLAGGDPLPEPVLPPGVTVRTFVPGTDDKAWLTANAAAFAHHPEQGSLTQRDLDDRIAQPWFDPKGFFLAERDGELVGFHWTKVHAAEQLGEVYVVGVRPGAQGGGLGKALTAIGLRHLATQGLPTAMLYVDADNPAALAVYEGLGFTTHEVDLMYRTES; via the coding sequence ATGACTGACGCAGCAGCGGCCCTCGAGCCGGGACGGCAGATTCAGACCCTCGACGAGCTGACGGAGGAACAGGCGATCGCCGTGCTCGACCTGATCGAGGACGCGGCACGCACCGACGGCACCACCGCCGTGTCCGAACAGGGCCGGCTCCAGCTGCGCGGCGGACCGCGCGAGGGGATCCGGCACTTCCTGCTCACCGAAGGCGGCCGGCTCTCCGCCTACGGGCAACTGGAGGACACCGACCCGGTGGAGGCCCCCGCCGCCGAACTCGTCGTGCACCCGGCCCTGCGCGGCCGCGGACACGGGCGCGCCATGGGCACGGCCCTGCTGGCCGCCTCCGGCAAGCGGCTGCGGGTATGGGCGCACGGCGGCAAGTCGGCCGCACGGCACCTCGCGCAGGTACTCGGCCTGACCCTCTTCCGCGAGCTGCGCCAGCTGCGCCGGCCACTGGCCGGCGGGGACCCGCTGCCGGAGCCGGTGCTCCCGCCGGGGGTGACCGTACGGACCTTCGTGCCCGGCACCGACGACAAGGCCTGGCTCACAGCGAACGCGGCCGCCTTCGCCCATCACCCCGAGCAGGGCTCGCTGACCCAGCGCGACCTGGACGACCGGATCGCGCAGCCCTGGTTCGACCCCAAGGGCTTCTTCCTCGCGGAGCGCGACGGCGAGCTCGTCGGATTCCACTGGACGAAGGTCCACGCGGCGGAGCAGCTGGGCGAGGTCTACGTGGTCGGCGTACGCCCGGGCGCCCAGGGCGGCGGCCTCGGCAAGGCCCTCACCGCGATCGGCCTGCGCCACCTGGCGACCCAGGGCCTGCCGACGGCCATGCTCTACGTGGACGCCGACAACCCGGCGGCCCTGGCCGTATACGAGGGCCTCGGCTTCACCACCCACGAGGTCGACCTGATGTACCGCACGGAAAGCTGA
- a CDS encoding TetR/AcrR family transcriptional regulator codes for MGNREDLLAGARRCLEEKGYLRTTVRDVATAAGVSMAAIGYHFGSREALLNQALFAAMEEWAAGSGRLTGEGETAGERYADTWDRKIRDFGEMRWLWLASVEAFVHAQSSPELLAILAEGQRRNRRMVAAALRGVPQEEVSEADVRALGSMHIALLSGVMVQTLTDPEQAPDGRELLQGLRSMVELLES; via the coding sequence ATGGGAAATCGCGAGGACCTGCTGGCCGGAGCGCGGCGCTGCCTGGAGGAGAAGGGCTACCTGCGCACGACCGTGCGGGACGTCGCCACGGCCGCGGGGGTGAGCATGGCCGCGATCGGCTACCACTTCGGATCCCGGGAGGCCCTCCTCAACCAGGCCCTGTTCGCCGCCATGGAAGAGTGGGCCGCGGGGTCCGGTCGGCTCACCGGTGAGGGCGAGACCGCGGGGGAGCGCTACGCCGACACCTGGGACCGCAAGATCCGCGACTTCGGCGAGATGCGCTGGCTCTGGCTGGCCTCCGTCGAGGCCTTCGTCCATGCGCAGTCCTCGCCCGAACTGCTCGCGATCCTCGCCGAGGGGCAGCGCCGCAACCGGCGGATGGTGGCCGCGGCCCTGCGCGGGGTGCCGCAGGAGGAGGTCTCCGAGGCGGACGTACGGGCCCTCGGCTCGATGCACATCGCGCTGCTCAGCGGGGTGATGGTGCAGACCCTGACCGATCCGGAGCAGGCCCCCGACGGCCGCGAGCTCCTCCAGGGGCTGCGGTCCATGGTCGAGCTGCTCGAGAGCTGA
- the pstS gene encoding phosphate ABC transporter substrate-binding protein PstS has translation MKLQRKNMLRASALGALVVSGALVLTACGSDDNTKTADGSAKPSTAAAGDIKCDDAKGKLLASGSSAQKNAIELWIKNYMAACSGVEVNYKSSSSGEGIVAFNQGTVGFAGSDSALKPEQVEESKKICTGGQGIDLPMVGGPIALGFNVAGVDKLNLDAATVANIFNDKIKKWDDEAIKKLNPGVTLPSTAIQAFHRSDDSGTTENLTKYLKATAGDAWPYEAAKKWAAPGGQSASGSSSVAAQVKQVDGAIGYFELSFASSQNIKTVDLNTGASAPVKANGENASKAIAAAKVAGTGSDLALKLDYTTKAEGAYPLVLVTYEVVCDKGNKPETLPTVKSFLNYAASDAGQKVLLENGYAPIPAEINTKVREAINGLG, from the coding sequence GTGAAGCTTCAGCGCAAGAACATGCTTCGTGCCTCCGCCCTCGGGGCGCTTGTCGTGTCCGGCGCCCTGGTCCTCACGGCGTGCGGCTCGGACGACAACACCAAGACCGCCGACGGCTCGGCGAAGCCCTCCACGGCCGCCGCGGGCGACATCAAGTGCGACGACGCCAAGGGCAAGCTCCTGGCCTCCGGCTCCTCCGCGCAGAAGAACGCCATCGAGCTGTGGATCAAGAACTACATGGCCGCCTGCTCCGGCGTCGAGGTGAACTACAAGTCCTCCTCCTCCGGTGAGGGCATCGTCGCCTTCAACCAGGGCACGGTCGGTTTCGCCGGCTCCGACTCGGCGCTGAAGCCGGAGCAGGTCGAGGAGTCGAAGAAGATCTGCACCGGCGGTCAGGGCATCGACCTCCCGATGGTCGGCGGCCCCATCGCCCTCGGCTTCAACGTCGCCGGCGTGGACAAGCTGAACCTCGACGCCGCCACGGTCGCCAACATCTTCAACGACAAGATCAAGAAGTGGGACGACGAGGCGATCAAGAAGCTGAACCCCGGCGTCACGCTTCCCTCCACCGCCATCCAGGCCTTCCACCGCTCCGACGACTCGGGCACCACCGAGAACCTCACCAAGTACCTCAAGGCCACCGCGGGCGACGCCTGGCCGTACGAGGCCGCGAAGAAGTGGGCCGCCCCGGGCGGCCAGTCGGCCTCCGGCTCCTCCAGCGTCGCCGCCCAGGTCAAGCAGGTCGACGGTGCGATCGGCTACTTCGAGCTCTCCTTCGCCAGCTCGCAGAACATCAAGACCGTCGACCTGAACACGGGCGCCTCCGCCCCGGTCAAGGCCAACGGTGAGAACGCCTCCAAGGCCATCGCCGCCGCCAAGGTCGCCGGCACCGGCTCCGACCTGGCCCTCAAGCTCGACTACACCACCAAGGCCGAGGGCGCCTACCCGCTCGTCCTGGTGACCTACGAGGTCGTCTGCGACAAGGGCAACAAGCCCGAGACGCTCCCGACCGTGAAGTCCTTCCTGAACTACGCCGCCTCGGACGCGGGCCAGAAGGTCCTCCTCGAGAACGGCTACGCCCCGATCCCGGCCGAGATCAACACCAAGGTCCGCGAAGCCATCAACGGCCTCGGCTAA